In Saprospiraceae bacterium, a genomic segment contains:
- a CDS encoding cbb3-type cytochrome c oxidase subunit I encodes MSANHNTHLETDQLIEKLGYDDHFHEHHHGDKYQTNFLTTYLFSQDHKMIARQFLITGIFWAIVGAGMSLIFRIQLGYPDADISWLRPYAGIGRLDAEFYYALVTMHGTIIVFFVLTAGLSGTFSNLLIPLQVGARDMASPFLNMLSYWFFFMSSVVMLYSLFISTGPFSGGWTGYPPLSALPQASIGSGAGMTLWLVSLVLFVVSVLLGGMNYITTVLNLRTKGMTMWRMPLTIWAFLVTAILALLSFPVLASGFFLLMFDRSLGTSFYLSDIFINGQALDRIGGSPILFQHLFWFLGHPEVYIIILPAMGIVSEVMAVHARKPIFGYRAMVYSILAIGFLSFIVWAHHMFMSGVNPFISNFFVVFTLIIAVPSAVKVFNWISTLYGGNIRLNTQMLFSIGFVSMFISGGLTGVFLGNSAIDIQQHDTYFVVAHFHIVMGVAAFFGMFAGVYNWFPKMFGRFMNDTLGKIHFWVTMVGAYAVFGPMHYLGMAGVPRRYYRFDNFDAFKDFDDMNKFITIAAAITFLGQMVFVVNFFWSIYKGKKMTEQNPYGSNALEWTTPINTGHGNWPGKIPTVQRWSYDYGKDGKEFIPQHTPLAEGEEESSH; translated from the coding sequence ATGTCAGCAAACCATAACACACATCTGGAGACAGACCAACTCATAGAAAAGTTGGGTTACGATGATCATTTTCATGAACATCATCATGGTGATAAATATCAAACCAACTTTCTGACCACCTACCTTTTTTCGCAGGATCATAAAATGATTGCACGGCAATTTCTCATAACGGGAATTTTCTGGGCAATTGTTGGAGCCGGCATGTCTTTAATTTTCAGAATACAGCTTGGTTATCCAGATGCTGATATTTCATGGTTAAGACCATATGCAGGAATAGGAAGGCTTGATGCAGAATTTTATTATGCATTGGTTACGATGCATGGAACCATTATCGTGTTTTTTGTATTGACGGCAGGATTAAGTGGTACATTTAGCAACTTATTAATTCCACTTCAGGTTGGAGCCAGAGATATGGCATCTCCCTTTCTAAACATGTTGTCTTACTGGTTCTTTTTTATGTCATCTGTGGTGATGTTATACAGTTTGTTTATCAGCACCGGCCCGTTTTCTGGTGGATGGACCGGATATCCTCCATTAAGCGCATTGCCTCAAGCCTCTATAGGAAGTGGAGCGGGGATGACCTTATGGTTGGTATCATTGGTACTGTTTGTCGTTTCGGTATTACTCGGAGGGATGAATTATATTACGACTGTATTGAATTTGCGTACAAAAGGAATGACGATGTGGAGAATGCCCTTGACAATTTGGGCGTTTCTGGTGACCGCAATTTTGGCGTTACTTTCATTTCCTGTTTTAGCATCAGGATTTTTCCTATTGATGTTCGATAGAAGTTTAGGTACAAGTTTTTATTTATCAGATATTTTCATCAATGGCCAGGCTTTAGATCGAATTGGAGGAAGCCCTATTTTGTTTCAGCATCTTTTTTGGTTTCTCGGGCACCCGGAGGTTTACATCATTATATTACCTGCGATGGGAATTGTTTCAGAGGTTATGGCAGTGCATGCGCGAAAGCCCATATTTGGTTATAGAGCGATGGTTTATTCCATTCTCGCGATTGGATTTCTGTCATTTATCGTTTGGGCACACCATATGTTTATGTCCGGAGTCAATCCGTTTATTTCCAATTTCTTCGTAGTATTTACACTTATTATTGCAGTTCCTTCAGCTGTTAAAGTATTTAACTGGATCAGTACATTATATGGCGGGAACATTCGATTGAATACGCAGATGTTATTTTCTATTGGATTTGTTTCCATGTTTATATCAGGTGGTTTGACTGGAGTGTTTTTAGGAAATTCTGCCATTGATATTCAACAGCATGATACTTATTTTGTAGTTGCACATTTTCATATTGTAATGGGAGTGGCTGCATTTTTTGGAATGTTTGCCGGCGTATATAACTGGTTTCCAAAAATGTTTGGCAGATTTATGAATGACACTTTGGGCAAAATCCATTTTTGGGTAACCATGGTTGGTGCTTATGCTGTTTTTGGTCCGATGCACTATCTTGGTATGGCTGGAGTTCCGAGACGTTATTATCGCTTTGATAATTTTGATGCGTTCAAGGATTTCGATGATATGAATAAATTTATCACCATTGCGGCTGCAATTACTTTTCTTGGCCAAATGGTTTTTGTCGTAAACTTTTTCTGGAGTATTTACAAAGGCAAAAAAATGACCGAACAAAATCCTTATGGATCAAACGCCCTTGAATGGACAACTCCTATTAATACCGGACATGGAAACTGGCCCGGAAAAATTCCTACTGTTCAAAGGTGGTCTTACGATTATGGAAAAGATGGTAAAGAATTTATTCCACAGCATACACCATTAGCTGAGGGAGAAGAAGAAAGCAGTCATTAA
- a CDS encoding protoheme IX farnesyltransferase, translating into MVVISSALSYLILAKSNFSILEFSLLIAGGLFITFAANALNQSLEREYDKLMTRTANRPIAAGRMSLSFGVLIAGVFCTVGVLLFVMLSLPAAVLGMLSFVIYAFIYTPLKRYSTIAIPVGAIPGALPTLIAGIVATNGFTVEAICIFGLQYLWQFPHFWSIAWIGHQDYKRAGFKLINDVDGHPDPKYGLYSAVYAGLSVFLIAMFHSFSPINIVVLICLVSLVAIYAAYGWKLYKINNAVAAKKLMFASFIYLPLLLILFYFNSILQ; encoded by the coding sequence ATGGTCGTAATATCATCAGCATTGAGTTATTTGATCCTTGCGAAATCGAATTTTTCGATTCTTGAATTCTCATTGTTGATTGCAGGGGGTTTATTTATCACTTTTGCAGCAAATGCACTCAATCAAAGCCTCGAAAGAGAATACGATAAGCTGATGACGCGCACTGCAAACAGACCCATAGCAGCAGGGCGGATGAGCCTTTCTTTTGGGGTACTTATTGCAGGTGTGTTTTGTACCGTCGGCGTTTTGCTCTTTGTGATGCTCAGCTTACCAGCGGCTGTTTTGGGAATGCTGTCATTTGTAATTTATGCTTTTATTTATACGCCATTAAAGCGATATTCTACCATTGCAATTCCGGTAGGGGCAATCCCAGGTGCGCTCCCGACCTTGATCGCCGGTATTGTAGCAACCAATGGTTTTACTGTTGAGGCAATCTGCATTTTCGGACTTCAATATTTATGGCAGTTTCCACATTTTTGGTCTATTGCATGGATCGGACATCAAGATTATAAAAGAGCAGGATTTAAATTGATTAATGATGTTGATGGGCACCCGGATCCAAAATATGGATTGTATTCTGCAGTCTATGCAGGATTGAGTGTTTTTTTAATTGCAATGTTTCATAGTTTTTCACCCATAAATATTGTTGTACTCATTTGTTTAGTGAGCTTAGTGGCTATATATGCAGCTTACGGCTGGAAATTATACAAAATCAACAATGCTGTTGCAGCCAAAAAGCTGATGTTTGCATCTTTTATTTATCTGCCTTTACTTTTGATTTTATTTTACTTCAATTCTATTTTGCAATAA
- a CDS encoding cytochrome c oxidase subunit 3 — protein sequence MALFQMIDKNLEPSRLHAIRFGLWIAMASILMMFAALTSAYIVRKAAGNWYEFKLPVQFFASTMCILLSSFFMERSYKNFKNNISAGYKSGILLACIFGIAFLVFQVISWKALFNQGITLDLNVSGSFLYALSGLHALHVLGGVAAIIVTLIVAYSMPFEATPGRIFKMDLVRQYWHFVDLIWIYLLIFLILQ from the coding sequence ATGGCTTTATTTCAAATGATCGATAAAAATTTAGAACCTAGCAGACTGCATGCGATCAGGTTCGGTCTTTGGATTGCCATGGCTTCAATATTAATGATGTTTGCGGCACTGACAAGTGCATACATCGTTCGTAAGGCAGCAGGTAACTGGTATGAATTCAAACTTCCGGTTCAGTTTTTTGCAAGTACGATGTGTATTTTACTTTCTTCATTTTTTATGGAGCGATCATATAAAAATTTTAAAAACAATATTTCCGCTGGTTACAAATCGGGGATTTTATTGGCTTGTATTTTTGGTATTGCGTTTTTAGTTTTTCAGGTAATATCCTGGAAGGCATTATTTAATCAAGGAATTACGCTTGATTTAAATGTAAGTGGATCGTTTCTTTATGCATTATCGGGATTACATGCATTGCATGTACTCGGCGGAGTTGCTGCTATTATTGTAACATTAATTGTAGCATATTCCATGCCTTTCGAAGCGACACCCGGGCGGATTTTTAAAATGGATCTCGTTAGACAATATTGGCATTTTGTCGATTTGATATGGATTTACTTATTGATATTTCTCATATTACAATAG
- a CDS encoding cytochrome c oxidase subunit 3, producing the protein MMWYFLLSDAFTFAGFLIAYGTLRFSSPTWPVPDFVFSTLPGGFHHKPLIFVTFMTFVLIVSSVTMVRAVQEGQRYNKKGVAFWMLMTIFGGLTFLGCQAWEWTTLMGAEHMSIRVNPFGTHVEAGTYMDADGHDIKVGDTFKPGQSYLIHKHGDEWAPLRYKNEAGDIKEQQFGPKAFGALFFFITGFHGFHVFSGVVFLAIILINVLSGIYANRKNHYEMVEKIGLYWHFVDLVWVFVFLVFYLL; encoded by the coding sequence ATGATGTGGTATTTCCTATTATCGGACGCCTTTACTTTTGCAGGCTTTCTTATAGCTTATGGAACTTTGAGGTTTAGCAGTCCAACCTGGCCTGTTCCCGATTTTGTATTCTCTACCTTACCGGGTGGATTTCATCATAAACCATTGATTTTTGTAACATTTATGACTTTTGTTTTGATCGTGAGTAGTGTTACAATGGTTCGTGCTGTTCAGGAAGGACAACGCTATAACAAAAAAGGAGTTGCATTTTGGATGTTGATGACCATTTTTGGTGGACTTACATTTTTAGGTTGCCAGGCTTGGGAGTGGACCACTTTAATGGGCGCCGAACATATGTCAATTCGGGTGAATCCGTTCGGAACACATGTTGAAGCAGGAACTTACATGGATGCTGATGGGCATGATATTAAAGTTGGAGATACATTTAAACCGGGTCAATCTTACCTGATCCACAAACATGGTGACGAGTGGGCTCCATTGCGTTATAAAAACGAAGCAGGAGATATCAAGGAACAGCAATTCGGACCGAAAGCATTTGGTGCATTGTTCTTTTTTATTACTGGATTTCATGGATTTCACGTTTTTAGTGGAGTTGTATTTTTAGCAATCATATTAATCAATGTATTATCGGGGATCTATGCAAACAGGAAAAACCATTATGAGATGGTTGAAAAAATCGGTTTGTATTGGCACTTTGTCGATTTGGTATGGGTGTTTGTATTTCTCGTTTTTTATCTCCTTTAA
- a CDS encoding cytochrome C oxidase subunit IV family protein, with amino-acid sequence MAHLSYEEAKKTAFKGFVLLGIVTVVEVIIALLGKGYIVEGFHLPRSIMYLAMIILSLYKAYFIVYEFMHMRYEVPGLVKSVLLPTLLLIWAIIAFFSEGHTWNVWRANVNDRPKLTLEKMQMHHKDPVGEPAAKTNVITIDSLHQAVDTSNGNKGMH; translated from the coding sequence ATGGCACATTTAAGTTACGAAGAAGCAAAGAAAACCGCGTTTAAAGGGTTTGTACTACTGGGTATTGTTACGGTTGTCGAAGTAATCATTGCATTATTGGGAAAAGGTTATATCGTTGAAGGATTTCACCTTCCTCGTTCTATTATGTACCTAGCGATGATCATACTTTCCTTATATAAAGCATATTTTATTGTCTATGAATTCATGCATATGCGCTATGAAGTACCAGGGTTGGTAAAAAGTGTGTTGTTGCCTACTTTACTACTCATCTGGGCTATCATAGCTTTTTTCTCTGAAGGACATACATGGAATGTTTGGAGGGCGAATGTGAATGACAGGCCAAAACTTACTTTAGAAAAAATGCAAATGCATCATAAAGATCCTGTTGGTGAACCAGCAGCTAAAACAAATGTTATAACAATAGATTCTTTGCATCAAGCTGTGGATACTTCCAATGGCAATAAAGGCATGCATTGA
- a CDS encoding DUF420 domain-containing protein yields MSWSNSSIKKLNVFAYLVSAIVLLVVASMRQIKIESSIDFSFLPAFHSSLNAFCGVLLLIAYYFIRMKNIHAHKRFMTAAILCSSAFLISYVLYHVTTPEVRFCKEGGIRTIYFILLISHIVLSAFAFPFILFTYIRGLTHQHPAHERMARWVFPIWLYICFSGPACYLMLRPCMI; encoded by the coding sequence ATGAGCTGGAGCAATTCATCGATCAAAAAATTAAATGTATTTGCTTATTTAGTTTCAGCTATAGTGTTATTGGTCGTAGCGAGTATGCGCCAAATTAAAATTGAAAGCTCCATTGATTTTAGTTTTCTGCCTGCCTTTCATTCTAGTCTAAATGCGTTTTGTGGTGTTTTATTATTGATTGCGTATTATTTTATTCGCATGAAAAATATTCATGCACACAAGCGATTTATGACGGCAGCCATTTTATGCTCTTCAGCCTTTTTAATATCTTATGTATTATACCACGTTACTACACCTGAAGTGAGATTTTGTAAAGAAGGTGGGATACGAACAATTTATTTTATATTATTAATTTCTCATATTGTTTTGTCTGCCTTTGCTTTTCCATTTATACTTTTTACTTACATCAGAGGATTGACTCATCAGCATCCGGCACACGAGCGGATGGCGAGATGGGTATTTCCGATTTGGTTGTATATTTGTTTTTCAGGCCCTGCTTGTTATTTGATGTTGCGACCCTGTATGATTTAA